aaaccgaGCGAAGCCGGAGCGGACCAatacatagttatttatataagattTGTTGGAGGGTGTAATCACAGTTCATTATTGCTTATGCCCAGTTTCAATGCGTCATCAAACGTAGTATTATGTAAATCAAGCATCTATCATATTATCTTTCCTGATAACTTTCTCAAGTATTATTACAAccataagtatttatttcaagttcaatAACACTTGAAAACCACTAGTCGATTTCTCGAATcgtctagaaaaaaaaaacaaattcgcATCTCTAGCGTAAACTGTCATCTTGACATTTTAAGTCTGTCAAAGTTTCATAACATGaatataacctaaaaaaaaataaaaacaaacccaAAAATgcgattaattaatttatttagatctTTAAAGTTAACGACTCAAGTGAATTTCGTGAGATATAGTTCCGAATACGTTCCGAAGCCTCTAAGAAGTTTAAAAGCTAAGTCTACACGGAATACTGTGCAGTATTATGTGGATTCGTTCAGAGTGAGGGCTGTCGGTGGGACGGGAGGCGATGGCTGTATATCGTTTCTTAGTGCGTGGTGTAAGGATCACGCGGGACCCGACGGCGGCGATGGCGGGAACGGCGGCCATGTTATTTTTCaggtttgtttactttataataagtgTTGTCAAACAACTTGATCAATTTCTCTACAATGCATGGCCTAACTATCAATAGCCGGTTatgctcactggtcggtaaacgatctgtgggttccgcaaatcttggcgcggttattccatagatgggtgaccatttagTGGTATGTAACtaagcgtctctgtgcttcggagagcaTGTTAAAAGACAGTCCTGGTTGTTGTCGataaagataacagttgttaagccatgtcaaaggcctacTTGGAAAAAATACAAGGCATGATGGCAAGGTCTATGCATAATAGTATTTTCTGGGTTTTGCTtataagaatttctcagagactTTCCaaagttaggaagttgaggtcgtagacatCCTAGTCTTGTAGAGCATGTCAAGCCATTGGTCCTGTGtcagtaaaggaatagagaggacataggatactttttatcccactAAACCGAATTTGTACCTGGTGGAAGAACAGAGCATGGAAACAACAACACCAAGTAGTCATGATATCCTGGTAACCATGAAAAGGTTTTTATAGGgataaaaaaaagcataaacGGAGCTGCACAAGTCAGCTCGTTtcaatatagttaaataatagCAAGCTAAGAGCGcttgattaaatttaattgacCTCTATAGCCAGATATTGGTTAGCAGGTCATTATTATTGTGttctagttatttaattatttattgttcagtATTTTGGTACGTACCTTTACACATATTCCTACAAAACTGTTTTATGGTTTGACCATTGGCCTCTTGAACTaaacacatataaaaaataagctaactatgtaatatacttactaaataacaaaGAGCTTACATTATATTAAGCAAAACTAGACATATTTTAGGTAAGGTATAAATGCTTTTTTAGCCTTGTTTTAAATGtaggaatattatttttctgtttaatttCCATAGGCAAGTTGTTTGATAAcacctaatattatttatttacttgactGTTTTCCTATATTATGAATGTTGTTTTATACTTCAGGCCGCTCACTCAACAAAAAGCTTAAACAACTGTAAATCAGTGATACAAGCCAAACATGGAGAGAAGGGTTATAACAAGGAATGTAACGGAAAGAACGCCACACATGTCATCGTTCCTGTACCAATAGGTgagaatatttataaagacaCTGCAAAGTAATctaactaacccccggtttcttaggtacatttagcggcagtttatctattcaatagcgtttaaactcatataaaaaagccctattgaatagataaactattgctaaatgtactcagaaaccgataattaatctatttttaagtACATGGTACATTAGGTtccttttagtgagctcgtgaggtacccaaatatcgagcttttttgtgtagagaaaagattttattattgtttcatttcaGGTACAATAATAAGAGACGAGACTGGTAAAGTGATAGGAGACCTAGATGTTGAAGGTAAAATGTTCGTGGCGGCGCGAGGAGGCGCCGGCGGCAGAGGAAATAAGTTCTTTTTAACTGATACGGAACAGGTGAGGgacaaatctatacttctatactaatattatttaatgtagagtttgtttgtttggttgaacgcgctaatctcaggaactactggtccgatttgaaaaattctttcagtgttagatagcccatttattgaggaaggttataggctatatatcatcacgctacgaccaataggagccgagtaccagtgaaaaatgttacaaaaacggggaaaattatgactctcttaagtgacgcaagttttccccgtttttgtaacatttttcactggtactcggctcctattggtcgtagcgtgatgatatatagcctataaccttcctcaataaatgggctatctaacagtgaaagaatttttcaaatcggaccagtagttcctgagattagcgcgttcaaacaaacaaacaaacaaacaaacaaactcttcagctttataatattagtatagatacaattgtagagtttgtttgcttgcggtcacccatcaacggattgaccgcgccaagtgttgcttaacccacagatcgtttaccgaccggtaagcacTACTGACTATGGGCGcctcacatttttttaattatgttatctCGTTGTCTTATGCCTTATTTTTCTTTCAGGCCCCCGACATAGCAGAACTAGGCGCTAACGGTGAAACGAAATACTACACACTAGAAGTGCGATCTATGGCCCACATAGGACTGATAGGTGCGCCTAACGCGGGCAAGAGCACCTTGCTGCGAGCCATGACCAGGGCCAGGCCCACTGTGGCGCCTTACCCCTTCACTACCCTCAAACCACTCATAGGTGAGAAAGCAACTATCCCGTAAAGTGTTCTCTTGCTAGGGGACGATTTTATAACTCTAATTACAAACCCAGTCctaacaagaaaaaaaacagtCCCCTAAACCATCCCCTAGCTGAAGGACCGCGTAGGGGACAGTATTAAGACAGTACATAACTTCTAACTAGGGAACTGCATAGAGGACAGTTTTAAGAGGGTAATCCCATTAATAAAACCGTCCCCTAAACTGTGCCCTAGCTTTAGACACTAAGGGGGACGGTTTTTTAGCTGAATTAACCCCTAACTAAGAAAGCATCCCCTACCTAGTTAAGTTTCATCACTAGAGCACAGTTTAGGGGATGGATATGTAAATACTACACGCTAGAAGTACGGTCTATGGCCCACATAGGACTGATAGGTGCTCCTAACGCGGGCAAGAGCACCTTGCTGCGAGCCATGACCAGGGCCAGGCCCACTGTGGCGCCCTACCCCTTCACTACGCTCAAACCACACATAGGTAAGATAGCAACCGTCCCTTAAAGTATCCCCTAGCTGGGGGACGGTTTTATAACTCTAGATACAAAACGAATCCTAACAGTTGAAAAAAAACAGTCCCTTAAACCAACCCCTAGCTAGGGGACTGTTTTTTTTTGAGGCCTTTgaaatggcttaacgactgttatctcaattgacaacaaccgtgaccaactttttacgtgccctccgaagcacggagacgcccagttcaattTCCATTATAAATGTGTGTTTGtctgtatgtaaaatatgtatttctttttCAGGCATGGTTCCATACGATGACTACGAACAAGTGGCCATAGCAGATCTTCCAGGGTTAATACCAGGATCACACAAGAATTATGGCTTAggtaactgtcccactgctgggcaaagctcTCGTAAAGAGAGAGTAGAGtccatcacagtgatcaagtgacactttacattactacaacaactgtttaaacaactctcactcCTCTCGTAGTAGCTCCTtacatcattaattatttataccaaACCTacctaaatattgttaaatCCATTTGGCGATTAATAAAAGTGGCCAAGCGTTTCTtgtcagctcttctcattggccctaccttgcgaactggcggtaaattcactctctgtatcattgactatgtGTCAGCATTTGATCTACATTaagaaatgatttgattttactttttgactTCTCtctcagtggcgcagtggttaaagtcgccACACCGCTATCATTGCATCgagaggtcatgggttcgattcccacacgaaacaattatttctgcgatccacaaataattgtttcgggtctggttgtactttgtgtccgttgtttgtatgtttgtaaatgtgtaaattaattatatagtcAGTTTATTGttgctgtaaataatttaaaatgtcattgtaaatattatatagtgTACACTGTACACATTAGATATCAGATAATATGAAAAAGCTTAAATCCATTAACCGAATTACGTAAAGTTACAATCATTTTCTTGtggctaaataaataatcatatacTATATTTCACAGGTATACAATTTTTACAACACGCAGAGCGATGCAGAGGACTAATATTTCTCCTAGACTCCTCTCAAGAGCCTATGAAACAGCTAGAATCCCTTCAATACGAGCTCAGCCAATACAACTCTagtttaatggaaagaaaacactgtatagtattaaataaaatagatttaccTGAAGGAAAGGAAAATTATTTggaaattaaaaagaatatgGACGTGATTGGCATCTCGGCGAAGACTGGACACAATTTGATGGAACTTTTAACTGTTGTTAGGCAAATGTATGATGGtgatgaaacataaataatagaaaaataaaaatgtagttttattttttcggCTTCGTCCGCGTAGTTTGTGACTTACGACagaatttatatacaaataagtattcaccccctattttatccccttgggggtagaatggaacaaaatcctttcttagcggatgcctacgtcataacatctacctgcatgtcaaattttagctcgatccgtccagtggtttggactgtgcgttgatagatcactatgtcagtcagtcatatTTGAAAATGGCAGTGACCTATGT
Above is a window of Anticarsia gemmatalis isolate Benzon Research Colony breed Stoneville strain chromosome 30, ilAntGemm2 primary, whole genome shotgun sequence DNA encoding:
- the LOC142985453 gene encoding mitochondrial ribosome-associated GTPase 2, which produces MRLINLFRSLKLTTQVNFVRYSSEYVPKPLRSLKAKSTRNTVQYYVDSFRVRAVGGTGGDGCISFLSAWCKDHAGPDGGDGGNGGHVIFQAAHSTKSLNNCKSVIQAKHGEKGYNKECNGKNATHVIVPVPIGTIIRDETGKVIGDLDVEGKMFVAARGGAGGRGNKFFLTDTEQAPDIAELGANGETKYYTLEVRSMAHIGLIGAPNAGKSTLLRAMTRARPTVAPYPFTTLKPLIGMVPYDDYEQVAIADLPGLIPGSHKNYGLGIQFLQHAERCRGLIFLLDSSQEPMKQLESLQYELSQYNSSLMERKHCIVLNKIDLPEGKENYLEIKKNMDVIGISAKTGHNLMELLTVVRQMYDGDET